The proteins below are encoded in one region of Pseudomonadota bacterium:
- a CDS encoding 4Fe-4S binding protein produces CLFIGSPVYSSHALPLVMDFIARLPQRRQAYAVPFVTWGGATSGLALAEMGKALLAREYTLAGAARIVAVHSLMWEADNPVGAGHPDTEDDRLIENLVATVERNLELPEPLELPGQALCYQPEAAAAEMRKLNLEIARGILPPRLVNEDLCNQCGLCVDQCPVAALTLDPYPVYADHCILCFNCMRGCPEKAIEANLSAIHERVRERAGSYREDPLSAVFLPGDSR; encoded by the coding sequence TGCCTTTTTATCGGTTCTCCGGTTTATTCTTCGCACGCGTTACCACTGGTTATGGATTTCATTGCCCGCCTGCCACAACGCCGTCAGGCTTACGCGGTTCCCTTTGTAACCTGGGGAGGAGCAACCAGCGGTCTTGCCCTGGCCGAAATGGGTAAAGCATTGCTGGCCCGCGAGTATACCCTGGCGGGAGCGGCAAGAATCGTGGCCGTTCATTCCCTGATGTGGGAAGCTGATAATCCGGTGGGCGCGGGTCATCCCGACACTGAAGATGACCGCCTGATTGAAAATCTGGTAGCTACCGTTGAACGCAATCTGGAGCTTCCTGAACCGCTGGAATTACCCGGCCAGGCTCTTTGTTACCAGCCCGAGGCTGCCGCGGCTGAGATGCGGAAGCTGAATCTGGAAATTGCCCGCGGTATTTTACCGCCGCGGCTGGTGAATGAAGATCTCTGCAATCAGTGCGGCCTCTGCGTTGACCAATGTCCGGTCGCGGCCCTGACCCTGGACCCCTATCCGGTTTACGCTGATCATTGCATTCTCTGTTTCAACTGCATGCGCGGGTGTCCGGAAAAAGCCATTGAAGCGAATCTTTCAGCCATCCATGAAAGAGTCCGGGAACGGGCTGGCAGCTACAGGGAAGATCCACTTTCGGCAGTTTTTCTTCCCGGTGATTCTCGATAG